DNA sequence from the Tenacibaculum mesophilum genome:
AGAGACTTGTGGTCTTTCGTTAGTATCGTTACTCCTATATTGTGATTTGTAAGAAGTCATCCACGCACCGTTACGTTTTCCTGGTCTTGGATGAAAATCAGCATAAAAATACGAAACAAAATTACCATCAGTATCAGTTACAGCATACGTCTTAACATCTTCATGATACTTATCAATAGTGTCAATTTCTTCAAACTGTAAATTATACAATTTGTTAGCTACAGTAAATACACCATCAATTACATTCTCTAACTTAAAATAAGGTTTTAATAATTCTTGATCTAAGTTAAACAACTCCTTTTTTAGTTTTTCAGAATAGTAAGCACCATCCCATTTTTGTAACTGGTCTATTCCGTCTAGTTTTTTAGCATAGGCCTCTAAATTATCAAATTCACGTTGCGCAGCAGGTTTCGCTTTTTCTAACAATTCATTTAAAAACTCCATAACCTTTTCAGGAGTTTCAGCCATACGCTCTTCTAATACAAAATGAGCGTGGGTTTTATAACCTAATAGGTTGGCACGTTTGTGGCGTAAGGTTACAATATCTTTTACAATTTGCTCATTGTTGTATTCATTTTGTTGGAAACCTTTTTTACCAAAAGCTATTGCTAACTTTTTTCTCAATTCTCTATTATCAGCATAGGTCATAAAAGGAATATAGCTTGGATAATCTAAGGTAATCATCCAACCCTCTTTACCTTTTGAGTTCGCAAGTTCTTTAGCAGCTTCTTTAGCGCTTTCAGGTAAGCCAGCTAAATCATCTTCATTGGTAATTAATAATTCAAAAGCATTGGTTTCAGCCAATACATGCTCCCCAAACTGTAACGATAATTTTGCTAACTCAGCATCAATTTTGCGAAGCTCAGCTTTGTCAGTTTCATTTAAATTTGCTCCGTTACGCGCAAAGCTTTTGTATTGCTTATCTAGCAACATTTCTTGTTCAGGAGTCAAGTTTAAATCAGACAATTGATTGTATACAGTTTTTACACGTTTAAACAACCTTTCATTTAAAATCATGTCGTTTCTAAACTCACTTAACCAAGGAGAAATATCTTTAGCTATTTTTTGAATTTCTTCATTTGTTTCGGCAGAGTTTAAGTTGAAAAAGATAGAAGTAGCTCTATCTAACTTATTACCTGTATTGTCTAAAGCGACTGTAGTGTTTTCAAAAGTTGGAGTTTCAGAGTTTTCTACAATAGCATCAATTTCGTCTTTAGCTATTTGTATAGCTTCTTTTATAGCGGGTTTATAATCTTCTTCTTTAATTTGAGAAAAAGGGGGCGTATTAAAATCTTGTAAAAGTGGATTTTTAGTCATGAAAATTTAGTTTAAAAAATTGAAGAAACCTCACAAATAAAAAAATCTGTGAGGCCTTCAAGTTAATATTGTACTAAGGTACTTATTTTTTTACGCTTTCAGAAGCTTTTTCAACTTTCAGTTTTAAGCCTTCTTTATAAGCGATAATTTTGTCTAACACACATTTGTCTGAAGCTCCAATAATTTGAGCTGCTAAGATTCCTGCATTTTTTGCCCCATCTAAAGCAACTGTAGCCACAGGAACACCCCCTGGCATTTGAAGAATAGATAACACAGAATCCCAACCATCAATAGAGTTTCTACTTTTAACAGGAACTCCAATTACTGGTAACGGACTCATACTGGCTACCATTCCAGGTAAATGAGCAGCACCACCAGCACCGGCAACAATAACTTGTACGCCACGCTTGTGTGCATTGTTAGCGTAATCGAATAATTTTTCAGGAGTTCTGTGTGCAGATACGATATCTACTTCTACTTGAATATCAAAACTCTCTAAAATATCAATTGCTTCTTGCATAATTGGAAGATCTGAATCGCTTCCCATGATAATTCCTACCATAAATTTATGTTTTTGTCATCTCGAACGTAGTCGAGAGGTTATTTTGCTATTACCTTAATAGTTTCTTTTACTTGTTGAGCGACTTTTCTCGCTTCATTTATATCTTCATTCACAATAGTTACGTGTCCCATTTTACGGAAAGGTTTGGTTGTCTTTTTTCCGTAGATGTGAGGAGTAACGCCGTCAATCTTTAAAATTTCTTCAATGTTTTCGTATACTACATCACCAGTATAGCCTTCTGCCCCCACTAAATTCACCATAATTCCAGCTACTTTACTTTCGGTATTTCCTAACGGAAGGTTTAAGATGCTACGTAAGTGTTGTTCAAATTGGCTAGTATAACTTGCTTCAATAGAATAATGCCCTGAATTATGAGTTCTTGGAGCCGCTTCATTAACTAAAATTTCGTTATTTTCAGTTTGGAACATTTCCACAGCTAACAATCCAACAAAATCAAATGCATCCGCAACTTTTAAAGCAACTTCGCGCGCTTTTTTAGCAACTGCATCTTCAATTCTAGCAGGACAAATTACATACTCTACCTGATTTGCTTCTGGGTGAAATTCCATTTCAACTACTGGGTAAGTTTTAGTTTCTCCGCTTGCATTTCTTGCAACAATAACAGCTAATTCATTTTTAAAAGGAACTAGTTTTTCAGAAATACACTCACCAGTAGGTAGGTTTTCTAAATCGCTGATGGCACGAACTATTTTTACTCCGTTACCATCGTATCCAAATCGAGCAGATTTCCATACAAAAGGAAAACTAACAGCTTCATTACTTATAGCATGTTTTAATTCTTCTAAAGAAGTAAACCTAGAAAAGTCAGCAGTAGGGATGTTATTATCGTGATAAAACACCTTTTGATGTGCTTTGTTTTGAATAGTTCTTAAGTTTTTAGGCTTTGGAAAAATGGTTAGTCCCTCAGCTTCTAAAGCATCTAAAGCATCAATATTTACGTTTTCAATTTCTATGGTTAACAAATCTACTTGCTTTCCAAAATTGTAAACAGTATCATAATCTAATAAATCTCCTTGATGGAATTCGTTACATATCTGAGCGCAAGGAGCATCAGCGTTTCCGTCTAAAATAACAGTATAAATGTCGAATTTTTGCGTTTCGGTAAGTAACATTCTTCCTAATTGGCCGCCTCCGAGTACACCCAATTTAAAGTTTGAAGAAAAGTAATTTTTCACGATAAATGTGTTAATTGTGTTGTTGTTGCTGCAAAAATAAGAATCTAATTGTTAGTACAAATAGTATTAACGAGATATTCTTAACTGATTGTTACTAATAGGAGTAACAAAATACATTAATGCATTACAGCCCTCACCATCTAAAGGAGTACCACCTGAAAGGTAGTTATACTTTTTATCATCACACGGACAGGTTATTTCCACTCCGTTGAAAGTCATTAAAGAGTTACAGTTTTGTTCAGGACATTGTTGATCAAAAGCTCTGTAACCAGAAGTTCCTGTTCTAAAAATAAAAACATTTCGCCCTTGTATTACGTTTTGCGATTCTCCTCCAGGAACTAATAAACCACTAAATTCTGGAAGAGATAAATCAATAATAGCATTCATTTTTATTCCAGAAAAACAGTTGTTAATAGGAGTGTTATCACTACAGCTAAAACAAATTATAACAAGAAATAAATAAAATATTTTTTTCATTTTTTAGTATAGAAGTTGTTATTGTAACGCAACGAAGTTACAAATATTTTGTACATTTGTAAGACAATCTCATTCCTAACGGCGTGAGATTTTTAAATTTAACCCACAGGGTTATAGGAAGAAAAGTTATATGCTTCTTACAAAACGTTAAAGAAAGTGTATAAAAGTTTGTTGATTTTAAAAAGAGAGAAGAGATGAGTAATGTATCATATTATACGGAAGAAGGATTAAAGAAACTTAAAGAAGAATTAGCGCATTTAGAGCAAGTAGAAAGACCACGTGTTTCTCAAGAAATTGCAGATGCTCGTGATAAAGGAGATTTGAGTGAGAATGCAGAATATCACGCTGCAAAAGAAGAGCAATCGTTGTTAGAAACAAAAATTGCAAAATTAAAAAACGTAGTAGCTAACGCTCGTATTATTGATGAAAGTCAGTTAGACACCTCTAAAATTTTAATCCACTCAATAGTGAAGATTAAAAATACAGTAAACGGAATGGAGTTTACGTATACGCTAGTAGCAGATAGCGAAAGTGATGTAAGAAACGGAAAGTTATCTGTTAATTCACCAATAGGTAAAGGATTGTTAGGTAAAAAAGTAGGTGATGTTGCCGAAATACAAGTGCCTAACGGAATTATGAAGTTTGAAGTAATGGAGATTTCTCGATAAGAGAAAAAACAAATACAAAAGAGTAAAGATTTATTCGGGTTTTAGCTTCGCTAGAACCCGATTTCTTTTTTACTTTTACTGTAAAATTAAATTAAAGAGACATGGCAAGTATTTTTACAAAGATTATAAACGGAGAAATTCCATCGTATAAAATAGCTGAAGATGACAACTATTTTGCTTTTTTAGATATCAATCCAAATGCAAAAGGACATACGCTAGTAATTCCTAAACGTGAAGAAAATAAACTATTTGATTTATCGAAAGAAGAGTACGACGGATTAATGTCTTTCTCTTACAGAGTAGCCAAAGCTATTGAAAAAACAATTCCGTGTGAACGCGTAGGAATGAGTGTAATTGGTTTAGAAGTGCCTCATGTACATGTACACTTAATTCCGTTGAAAACGATGGAGGATATCCGTTTTATAAAGAAGGAAAAATTAACAAATGAAGAGTTTGTAGCAGTGGCAGAAGAAATTACTAAGAATTTTGAATAAATAAAAAGAGTTATGAAAAAGTGGGTTAAAGAAGGTTTAACCTGGGGAGTAATTATGTTTATAATAATGGTAATATTCTTTCCGTGGTATGATGGAGAGGAAATTACATTAAAAAGAATGCTTGTAGGAGCGCTTATATGGGGAGCAGGAGGCTTCTTTTACGGTTTTTTAATGAACAAACTAAAGAGAGACAGTTAAACCTTATTCAATAAGATTTCAAAAGTAGTTCCTTTTCCTAGTTCAGATTTTAACACATGTATTCTTCCGTTATGGTAATCTTCGATAATACGCTTAGAGAGCGATAAACCCAGACCCCAGCCACGTTTTTTTGTGGTAAATCCTGGGTTGAATATTTGTGAAAATTGTGTTTTAGGAATCCCTTTACCAGTATCTGAAATTAAGATTTTTACATTTTTAGAACTTTCACTAATGCTAACAGATAGACTTCCTTTGCCTTGCATAGCATCAATAGCGTTTTTAATTAAGTTCTCTATTACCCAACCATATAATTCGGTATTTATATTGATTCGGATTTCTTCAGTTTCGGTAGTAAAAGAAAAAGAAATTTGTTTAGAACTTCTATTTTCTAAGTAGTCATAAGCAGTTTTAGTAATCGATACAACGTTATTGGGTTTTAACTCAGGAAGAGACCCTATTTTAGAAAAACGATTTGCGATGGTATTTAAGCGTCGCACATCTTTTTCAATTTCATCAACATAATCGTTACTTACATTTTCAGCACGTAAAATAGCTATCCAGCCTAATAATGAAGAAAGTGGCGTTCCTATTTGGTGTGCCGTTTCTTTAGCCATTCCTGTCCACAACTTATTTTGTTCAGCTACTTTGTTAGACTTGTACACCATGTAAATGATGGTAAGAAACAACCCTAAAATTAGTACTAAGGCAAGCGGATAGTATTTGAGCTTGTATAAAAGGTCAGAATTTCTATAGTAGATATGTTCTTTAATTCCTAAGTATTCTATCGCAATTGGCTCATTTTGATTTTTCATGATGCTCAATTGCTTTTGAAGGTATTTAGGATCCGTAGACTTTATAGAGTCTAAGTTATGGAACTGTTTTATTTCGCCATCTTTACCAACCAAAATAGAAGGAATGTTCTCTATGGTTTCGTAAACTTTGTTTACTAAATTAAAGCTACCATTAGAGTCAGGGTTTGAAGCTACCTCCTTAATTGCAGTAGCATAAATCTCCATTTTAGCGCGTTCATCTTTTTTAAATTTTTGAAAAAACACATAGGTATTCCATAAAATAAATAAAACGATAAGTAAGGAAATACTAATTGCAATTCGCTTTACCCAATAAGTGTTTGTAAAAAAAGCCATCAATCAAATATAAACTATTCTCTAGAATAACTAAATTTATAAATAGGTAGTATATTTACACTAAAATTATATAGAATGTTATCAATAAACCCTAAAGATATACCAACTTCTAAACTGCATGGATATTTATTAGGAGCAGTAGCACCAAGACCTATTGCTTTTGCAAGTACTGTAGATGCAGATGGAAACCCAAATTTATCACCATTTAGTTTTTTTAATGTATTTGGGGCAAACCCACCAATTATGATTTTTTCTCCAGCACGTAGTGTAAGAGGAAATAAAACCAAACATACGTTAGATAATGCTGAAGCTACAAAAGAAGTGGTTATTAATATTGTGAATTACGATATTGTTCAGCAAATGTCGTTGAGTAGTACGATGTATCCTAAAGGAGTTAATGAATTTATAAAAGCTGGTTTTACAATGTTACCTTCAGATGAGGTAAAGCCGTTTAGAGTAGCAGAATCTCCTGTACAATTTGAGTGTAAAGTAAAAGACATTATTTATACAGGTGAAGAAGGCGGAGCAGGAAACTTAATTGTGTGTGAAGTAGTAAAACTACACGTAAACGAAAATGTGTTAGCAGAAGATGGCAGTATAGATCAACATAAAATAGATTTAGTAGCCAGAGCAGGAGGAAATTATTACAGTAGAGCCAGAGATGGCTTTTTTGAAATACCAAAACCACTAACTACCTTAGGAATTGGAGTAGACCAAATACCTGCTGAAATAAGAAACAGTAGTATATTAACAGGAAATAATTTAGGGATGTTAGGTAATGTAGAACAGCTACCTACAGAAGAAGCTGTTAATAACTTTGCAAAAGAACATTCACAATTTGTGGGTATTTCAACTGAAAAAAAACATACTTTTGCACAAGAGTATTTACAAAACAATGATGTAGAAAGTGCTTGGAAGGTACTTTTAATTAAATAGATAAGAAATGGAAGTAATAGGGAAAATCAAATTAATTAACGAAACGCAAACATTTGGATCTAACGGATTTAGAAAGCGTGAAATGGTTGTAACTACTGATGAGCAGTACCCACAAATGATAATGATTGAGTTTATTCAAGATAAATGTGATTTATTAAATAATTATCAAGTAGGGCAAGATGTAAAGGTTTCTATTAATTTAAGAGGAAGAGAATGGATTAACCCACAAGGAGAAGCAAAATACTTTAATTCTGTTCAAGGATGGAGAATTGAAAACTTAGCACAAGCAGCTCCTCAAAACATTCCACCTGCTGATCAATTTGAACCAGCTCCAGATTTATCTGCAAACGAACCAGATGACCTACCTTTCTAAGAATACTTAGAAAAAATATGAATACAACAAAAAAGAGCGCAAAATTTGCGCTCTTTTTATGTTTTGCGGAAAACTACATATTTACTTACGGTTATCCCTTTTAATAAGTTAAAAATCAGTTATATATTTGTAGTATAATCATTCAATAAATAATTATTGATTGAAAAATTTAAGGGGAAATAAAAACCTTCTGATATTAAATCAGAAGGTTTTTTAATTATATAAGTGTTAGTGGTGTGGTTACTTTTTTGTTGGCTTTTTCTCAGGCATCGGACCTCTTAAATGAATAATTAATCCGTTTAAAAAGTTACGTAAAAACTGATCACCGCATTCCATATACTTAGGGTGATCTTCTTTTCTAAAAATAGCGTTGATTTCCGATTTAGAAACTTTAAAATCTACCAAAGAGCAGATGTCAATAATATCAGTATCTCTTAATTTATGTGCTACTCGTAGCTTTTTAAAAATATCGTTGTTAGTTAGTCCCATAATTATTTTAAGTTAATTTACTACTGAAAAAATAGCCCATGCATAAATAGCAAAACGAGCAAAACGAAATAAACCTACAAAAACTACATTTTTAAAAGGATATTTAATCATACCAGCAGTTAAACAGCTAATGGCAAAGGGTAGTGGTAATAGTGCACCTACCAAAATTAAAAAACCTCCCCATTTACTTGTGTTTTTAAGGTTTTTAGCCATTTTAACCTCTAAATAATTTCTTACAGAGTCAATCTTTAAAGAAGCTCTTCCTATAAAATAAGCACACAAACCTCCTAAATAAGATAGTGTCGCTAACAAAGAAATATTTACAATAGGATCTTCAGTTTTCTTAGACCATGCGATGAAAATTTCTGGCGGAATTAATCCTAAAATTGTTTCAGAGATAAAAAAAGTAATTAAAACTCCTGTTCTAGAAAAGGTTTCGGTCATGGTTTGTAAACCATCGTTAATATTATAAACATACTTGTTAAATAATAATAACCCTACAATAACGCCTACAATTGGCCAAAAAGCTTTTTTTAAGCTTACCCATATAAACATATAAAAACCAGTGCGATTATAATAGTTGTGTAAACGTTTATAATGCGGTTTATCTATTTTCTTTTTGTTATTTTTTTTATTCTTTTTACTCATCGCTAAAAAAAGCATCTAATTTTTAGGAATAGCAAAAGTACGAGGTAATTAGAAATTACACTAACAAATAGTTGTTAATTATTACAGGTTTGTAATAGCAGCCTCAGCACAACGTTCACCGTCCATAGCAGCTGAAATAATACCACCGGCATAACCACCACCTTCACCACAAGGAAAAAGCCCTTCAATTTGTGGATGTTCAAGGTTTTCTTTTCTTGGAATATTTACAGGTGATGAAGTCCTAGACTCCACTCCAACAATGTTTGCTTCCGCAGTATAGTACCCGTGCATTTTTTGTCCGAAAGCCGCAAAACCTTTACGTAATCTGCTTCCAATTAATTTAGGAAGTAACGAATGTAGCGGAGAAGAATTTAATCCGGGTTGATACGAACAGTCATTTAAAGAAGAAGACAATCTACCTTCCACAAAATCGGTTAAACGTTGTGCTGGAGCAACTTGACTTCTTCCACCTGCGTTAAACGCTAACTTTTCTAAATCTTTTTGATATTGTAAGCCTTTTAAAACTCCATATTTCTCATACTTCGGTAAGTCTTTATCAACATTAATTTCAACGACAATACCCGAATTTGCAAACTTGTTATTACGACGCGATGGTGACATTCCGTTTACCACCACTTCACCATTAGCAGTTGCAGCAGGAACGATGAATCCACCAGGACACATACAGAATGAATACACTCCACGGTTTCCTACTTGGTGTACTAAACTATATGCAGCAGCAGGTAATAACTCATCACGTTGACCTGAACAACTATATTGAATTTGATCGATAATTTCTTGCGGATGCTCTACACGAACCCCCATAGCAAACGATTTCGCTTTTAGCAAAATGTCTTTTTTATGCAATAGCTCGTATATATCTCTTGCAGAATGCCCAGTAGCCAAAACAACAGCATTTACAGCCATTTCAGTCCCGTTTTGTAACTGTATAGCTTGTAGTTTATTGTTTTTAACAATAAAATCGGTCACACGAGTTTCAAAATGAACTTCACCACCATGTTTTAAAATCGTTTCGCGAATATTTTGAATAATCTTCGGAAGTTTGTTCGTTCCTATGTGCGGATGCGCATCTACTAAAATTTGATCGGTAGCACCGTGATATACTAAATTTTCAAATATTTTACGAACATCACCACGCTTTAAACTACGGGTGTATAACTTTCCGTCCGAATACGTTCCTGCACCACCTTCACCAAAACAATAGTTAGAGTCTGGGTTTACTTCATGAAATTGATTAATAGCACGTAAATCTCTACGACGATCTTGTACATTTTTACCACGTTCAAGTACAATAGGTTTATAGCCTAACTCAATACAGCGAAGTGCTGCATACATTCCCGCAGGACCAAAACCTACAATATGAATTTCTTTCGCATTTGATACGTCTTGATATTCAAAAATATAATCAGGAGTATCAGGTTGCGGTTTGTTAATGTACACCGCTACTTTATAATTAAAGATAACTTCCTTTTTACGTGCATCAATCGATTTACGTAACACCTTTACGCTAGTAATATCAGCAATGCTAATACCTAGCTTTTTAGCAGCTTTTAGCTGTAAAATATTGTCTTTGCGTTCTTCTACTAAATTAACACGTAATTGAAGTTCTTTTACCATATTGCAAAACTAGGTAAAAAACTATTTATTCTATTTGATTATTTTTAGCAAATCAAACTTTAAACAATGAAGATTACGCAGGTTATAGAAAATGTTTTTAAAAAATATTTACCCTCACCTTTTACCATCGCTATATTATTAACACTGTTAACTCTTTTATTAGCACTGTTTTTTACAAAACCAGAAGAAAGTTCTGTGGTTAATTATTCTTTAGAGGTGTTACAATTTTGGGAAAACGGAATTTGGTCTAACGGATTACTTGTTTTTGCCTATCAAATGATGTTGATTTTGGTATTAGGGCATGTATTGGTGTTGAGTAAGCCTGTGAGTAATTTAATTTTAAAAGTAACAAAATTCTGTACCAACACAGCAAACAGCGCAGCTATTGTAAGTTGTACTACTATGTTGGTAGCTTTTTTTAATTGGGGGCTAGGACTCATTTTTGGTGCTTTGTTGGCACGTAAAGTAGCAGAACATGCACAAGAACACAATATCAAACTAAATTATCCAATGATTGGAGCGGCGGGTTATATGGGATTGATGGTTTGGCATGGTGGAATTTCAGGATCGGCACCGATAAAAATTAACGAAAGCGGACATATTAAAAGTATTATGCAATCGGTTTCTTCGGATGAGGTTTTAGCTCAAATACCTGATGTGATTGATTATTCTCAAACGATTTTTAGTTGGTGGAATTTGCTGATTTTTTTCGTGGTAGTAGCGGCGGTATCGGCAACCTTTTATTTTTTAGGAAAGAAAGCAGCTCCAACAGCGATTAATTTACCAGAATATCAAATGCATACCGATGAAAAGGTTAGTACACAAGCAGAAAGATTGGATAGTTCTCAATGGTTAGCCATTGCTTTTGGTGTGTTGATTTTAGTGGCGTTTGGTTATCGTTATTGGGCAGACATTCAGCAGTTAAAAATTACGCCTAACCTAATTAACTTTTTTATGTTAGGATTAGGAATTATACTACACGGAAGTTTTAAAAAGTTTACCAATGCTGTGGGAGAGTCAATTAGTGATGTATCTGGAATTTTAATTCAGTTTCCATTGTATTTTGGTATTATGGGCGTGATGAAAAGTACGGGGATGGTTACTTTAATTTCTGATTTTTTCGTGTCGATAGCAACTGCAACGACCTTACCCATATTTACATTTTTTAGTGCTGGTTTGGTCAATGTTTTTGTGCCAAGTGGGGGAGGGCAGTGGATTGTACAAGGACCTATTGTGGTAGAAAGTGCGTTAAAATTAGGGGTTCCGTTGCCTAAAGCAATTATGGCATTAGCATACGGAGACCAAATAACGAATATGTTACAGCCTTTTTGGGCATTACCCTTATTAGGAATTACGAAACTAAAAGCAAAAGAAATTTTACCCTATACGTTAATTGCAATGGTGGTAGGTAGCGTAATTTATTTGTTAGGACTTACCTTGTTTTAAGAGTTTATTGAGGAAACATCAGCGCGTCACGTTGATGGTTTCGTTGTGTTGAGGAAATGCCAACGAACTTCGCTGATGGCGACTATACCACGTTTTTATTAATAAAACGTTGATGTTGAATTCACGGATATAGTATTTTTGTAAAAAAGAATGTAACGAATGATTTGGCTTTCTGAAAAAATAGAGTTTCCTCCGTATGAGTTGGCTACTGATGATGGTTTACTGGCTTTGGGCGGTGATTTATCGGCTGAACGATTGGTGTATGCTTACCAACATGGAATTTTCCCGTGGTTTAATGAAGGGGAGCCGATTGTTTGGTATTCTCCATGGGAGCGTATGGTGTTATTTCCTGAGGAAGTGAAAATTTCCAAATCAATGAAACAGGTATTGCGAAAAGGTGGTTTTACGATAACGGAAAACAAAGCTTTTGATGAGGTGATTTTTAATTGCCGACACATCAATCGTTTTGACCAATTAGGTACTTGGATTACCGATGAAATGGAAGATGCTTATATAAACCTACACGATAAAGGCTATGCAAAATCTATTGAGGTATGGATGGACGACAAACTGGTTGCAGGTTTGTATGGAGTAGATTTAGGAAATGGCGTTTTTTGTGGCGAAAGTATGTTTAGTAAAGTAAGCAATATGAGTAAAGTTGCGTTTATCCATTTAGCTCAAAAGGGAGGCTACAAACTCATCGATTGTCAAGTATATAATGACCATTTAGCAAGTTTAGGCGCGAGAGAAATTCCTAGAGAGGAGTTTTTGAAGTGGTTGTGAACGGTTTTGTGTATGAGTAGTAGCGGGTTTTACGCAACTACTTTTCGGAATGTAATATATCTTTTTAAAATGAAATAGCGATTCGAGTTGTCACCCGAACCGCTATTGCTTATACGTTTTGTTAGCGGTAGTTTTTTTCGCCTATTAATTTAGTTCATATACTTATCCAAGAACGAAAGAACTTTTTCGGGATTTCTACCAAAGTAATTGTAACCATCTTTAAATCTAAAAGGCGTATTTTCAATCCAATGGATTTCCTTTTCTTTACTACCAAGAAGGTCAAAAGTTTTTTGTCCATCTTCAGGATTTTTAGTCCAAGCATCGTCTTTTACTTGTATCATAAATACTGGCATTTTTACATTTGGTGCTGCTGTATGTGGTGTCATTTCGTCCATTAACCATCCTCCCATTTTTAATAGTTCGAAGTCAACCAAATCTAAATATTGACTTACACCTTGTAGTCCAGAAAAAGCTTCGTAGATAGCTCTCATAGATACCACCATTGGGCTTACCATACATTTTACATTTTCAAATAATTCAGGGTAGCGACTAATTGCCTCGTACTGTGAATTTCCTCCCATACATTGGCTATAAAGAGCAACTTTCATTTTGCTTAATCTTGGATGATTGTCTACATATTGTTTTACACCAACGCAATCTCTCCATTCTAATTGACCTATTCCACTTATTCCATTGTTAGATGAGCCACTCCTTCCGTGATTTCTTATGTCATAAGCCAATACGTTATAACCAGCATCTGTTAAATGTTTCATTTGTACTACAAAGTCAATCTCAACATTATCGTATCCACTAAAAGGTAAACCAAAATGCCCTTGAAATCCTGAACGACACATAGGTAATGCGTGGTTGAAGATTACTAATTTGTTACTTTCTCCGCCTTTTGCAGGAATGTACCAACCATCTAAAGGCACACCATCAACACCTTTAAGGAAAACATCTTCCCAATCTGTCATTCCATAGTCGTCTGGTGTTTTATGAATTACACTTCTAAAGGGTTTACAAACATTAGCCAATCCTATTACTTTCTCATAATCTGCTTCTGAAATTTCATTTAACTGTTTAATAGCATTTTCTATTCTTTCTTTAGACATTCTTGATTTATGAGTTGAAGCTCTTTCGCTTCCTGCAAAATTTACTTGATTTTCCATTGTATTTTAATTTTAAATTAATAATACAACAAAATTACAGTGAGATATCTGTTTAGTACTAAAACAGATTACTTGAAGACTGAAA
Encoded proteins:
- a CDS encoding HIT family protein; translated protein: MASIFTKIINGEIPSYKIAEDDNYFAFLDINPNAKGHTLVIPKREENKLFDLSKEEYDGLMSFSYRVAKAIEKTIPCERVGMSVIGLEVPHVHVHLIPLKTMEDIRFIKKEKLTNEEFVAVAEEITKNFE
- a CDS encoding 5-(carboxyamino)imidazole ribonucleotide synthase, producing MKNYFSSNFKLGVLGGGQLGRMLLTETQKFDIYTVILDGNADAPCAQICNEFHQGDLLDYDTVYNFGKQVDLLTIEIENVNIDALDALEAEGLTIFPKPKNLRTIQNKAHQKVFYHDNNIPTADFSRFTSLEELKHAISNEAVSFPFVWKSARFGYDGNGVKIVRAISDLENLPTGECISEKLVPFKNELAVIVARNASGETKTYPVVEMEFHPEANQVEYVICPARIEDAVAKKAREVALKVADAFDFVGLLAVEMFQTENNEILVNEAAPRTHNSGHYSIEASYTSQFEQHLRSILNLPLGNTESKVAGIMVNLVGAEGYTGDVVYENIEEILKIDGVTPHIYGKKTTKPFRKMGHVTIVNEDINEARKVAQQVKETIKVIAK
- a CDS encoding Rieske (2Fe-2S) protein — protein: MKKIFYLFLVIICFSCSDNTPINNCFSGIKMNAIIDLSLPEFSGLLVPGGESQNVIQGRNVFIFRTGTSGYRAFDQQCPEQNCNSLMTFNGVEITCPCDDKKYNYLSGGTPLDGEGCNALMYFVTPISNNQLRISR
- the purE gene encoding 5-(carboxyamino)imidazole ribonucleotide mutase — translated: MVGIIMGSDSDLPIMQEAIDILESFDIQVEVDIVSAHRTPEKLFDYANNAHKRGVQVIVAGAGGAAHLPGMVASMSPLPVIGVPVKSRNSIDGWDSVLSILQMPGGVPVATVALDGAKNAGILAAQIIGASDKCVLDKIIAYKEGLKLKVEKASESVKK
- a CDS encoding sensor histidine kinase, whose product is MAFFTNTYWVKRIAISISLLIVLFILWNTYVFFQKFKKDERAKMEIYATAIKEVASNPDSNGSFNLVNKVYETIENIPSILVGKDGEIKQFHNLDSIKSTDPKYLQKQLSIMKNQNEPIAIEYLGIKEHIYYRNSDLLYKLKYYPLALVLILGLFLTIIYMVYKSNKVAEQNKLWTGMAKETAHQIGTPLSSLLGWIAILRAENVSNDYVDEIEKDVRRLNTIANRFSKIGSLPELKPNNVVSITKTAYDYLENRSSKQISFSFTTETEEIRININTELYGWVIENLIKNAIDAMQGKGSLSVSISESSKNVKILISDTGKGIPKTQFSQIFNPGFTTKKRGWGLGLSLSKRIIEDYHNGRIHVLKSELGKGTTFEILLNKV
- a CDS encoding M3 family metallopeptidase gives rise to the protein MTKNPLLQDFNTPPFSQIKEEDYKPAIKEAIQIAKDEIDAIVENSETPTFENTTVALDNTGNKLDRATSIFFNLNSAETNEEIQKIAKDISPWLSEFRNDMILNERLFKRVKTVYNQLSDLNLTPEQEMLLDKQYKSFARNGANLNETDKAELRKIDAELAKLSLQFGEHVLAETNAFELLITNEDDLAGLPESAKEAAKELANSKGKEGWMITLDYPSYIPFMTYADNRELRKKLAIAFGKKGFQQNEYNNEQIVKDIVTLRHKRANLLGYKTHAHFVLEERMAETPEKVMEFLNELLEKAKPAAQREFDNLEAYAKKLDGIDQLQKWDGAYYSEKLKKELFNLDQELLKPYFKLENVIDGVFTVANKLYNLQFEEIDTIDKYHEDVKTYAVTDTDGNFVSYFYADFHPRPGKRNGAWMTSYKSQYRSNDTNERPQVSIVCNFTKPTQTKPSLLTFNEVTTLFHEFGHALHGMLANTTYKSLSGTSVSWDFVELPSQVLENWCYEKEALELFAKHYETGAIIPMEYVEKIKESASFHEGMQTLRQLSFGLLDMSWHSGDSPETITDVKEFETNAFAETKLYPDVAENCMSTSFSHIFQGGYSAGYYSYKWAEVLDADAFEYFKEEGIFNKEVADKFKNNVLSKGGTEEPMELYKRFRGREPKPDALLRRAGLMS
- the greA gene encoding transcription elongation factor GreA, whose product is MSNVSYYTEEGLKKLKEELAHLEQVERPRVSQEIADARDKGDLSENAEYHAAKEEQSLLETKIAKLKNVVANARIIDESQLDTSKILIHSIVKIKNTVNGMEFTYTLVADSESDVRNGKLSVNSPIGKGLLGKKVGDVAEIQVPNGIMKFEVMEISR